In a single window of the Agromyces sp. H17E-10 genome:
- the aroC gene encoding chorismate synthase, whose product MLRWLTAGESHGPELVAILEGLPAGTPVSLDSIRDDLARRKLGYGRGARMKFEQDELAISGGVRHGLSLGSPIALRVGNTEWPKWQEVMSPEPIDPAKLGRGRGAPLTRPRPGHADLVGMQKYGFDEARPVLERASARETAARVALGAVAKSFLAELGITTIAHTLSIGPVRVPDDAALPTPADLAAVDADPLRCFDADTSALMVAEVDDAHKSGDTLGGVVEVLAYGVPPGLGSHVHWDRRLDAQLAAALMGIQAIKGVEVGDGFETTRRRGSAAHDELHLADGRIERASDRAGGTEGGMSTGTVLRVRAGMKPIATVPHALPTIDVATGEPAPAHHQRSDVCAVPAAGVVAEAMVALVLANSVLEKFGGDSVAETRRNLESYLAAIPESLRTAGATGAAAESDPARV is encoded by the coding sequence ATGCTCCGTTGGCTCACTGCCGGAGAATCGCACGGCCCTGAGCTCGTCGCGATCCTCGAGGGTCTTCCCGCCGGCACCCCCGTCTCGCTCGACTCGATCCGCGACGACCTCGCACGTCGCAAGCTCGGCTACGGCCGCGGCGCCCGCATGAAGTTCGAGCAGGACGAACTGGCGATCTCGGGCGGCGTGCGGCACGGGCTCAGCCTCGGCAGCCCCATCGCACTGCGCGTCGGCAACACCGAGTGGCCGAAGTGGCAGGAGGTCATGAGCCCCGAGCCCATCGATCCCGCCAAGCTCGGCCGCGGTCGCGGTGCGCCGCTGACCCGCCCGCGCCCGGGGCACGCCGACCTCGTCGGCATGCAGAAGTACGGCTTCGACGAGGCACGCCCAGTGCTCGAGCGCGCGAGCGCCCGCGAGACCGCCGCCCGCGTCGCGCTCGGCGCGGTCGCGAAGTCGTTCCTCGCGGAGCTCGGCATCACGACGATCGCGCACACCCTCTCGATCGGCCCCGTGCGGGTGCCCGACGACGCCGCACTGCCGACGCCCGCCGACCTCGCGGCGGTCGACGCCGATCCGCTGCGCTGCTTCGACGCCGACACGAGCGCCCTGATGGTCGCCGAGGTCGACGACGCGCACAAGTCGGGCGACACCCTCGGCGGCGTCGTCGAGGTGCTCGCCTACGGCGTGCCGCCGGGGCTCGGCTCGCACGTGCACTGGGACCGCAGGCTCGACGCGCAGCTCGCCGCGGCGCTCATGGGCATCCAGGCGATCAAGGGCGTCGAGGTCGGCGACGGCTTCGAGACGACCCGTCGCCGTGGCTCGGCCGCGCACGACGAGCTGCACCTCGCGGACGGCCGCATCGAACGCGCGAGCGACCGCGCGGGCGGCACCGAGGGCGGGATGTCGACCGGCACCGTGCTGCGGGTCCGCGCGGGCATGAAGCCCATCGCGACGGTGCCGCACGCACTGCCGACGATCGACGTCGCCACCGGCGAGCCGGCCCCGGCGCACCACCAGCGCTCCGACGTGTGCGCCGTGCCCGCGGCGGGGGTCGTCGCCGAGGCGATGGTCGCGCTCGTGCTCGCGAACTCGGTGCTCGAGAAGTTCGGCGGCGACTCCGTCGCCGAGACTCGTCGCAACCTCGAGTCCTACCTCGCGGCGATCCCCGAGTCGCTCCGCACCGCGGGAGCGACGGGCGCGGCCGCCGAGTCCGACCCCGCTCGTGTCTGA
- a CDS encoding shikimate kinase → MSEARPSEHGRLALPIVLVGPMGSGKSRVGQRLANDAGAPFVDTDARIAERYGPIEEIFDREGEEYFRIVEREVVAEALRDEAVISLGGGAVLHPDTRDDLATLPVVWLQVSREAVAPRLAGGNRPLIAAGGIDAWAAILEARRPLYEQVADLAVDTSRRSVARIVDDITARFATDDFGGAR, encoded by the coding sequence GTGTCTGAGGCCCGGCCGTCGGAGCACGGGCGGCTCGCACTGCCCATCGTGCTCGTCGGTCCGATGGGCTCGGGCAAGTCGCGCGTCGGCCAGCGCCTCGCGAACGACGCGGGAGCGCCGTTCGTCGACACCGATGCGCGCATCGCCGAACGCTACGGCCCGATCGAGGAGATCTTCGATCGCGAGGGCGAGGAGTACTTCCGCATCGTCGAGCGCGAGGTCGTGGCCGAAGCGCTCCGCGACGAGGCCGTCATCTCGCTCGGGGGCGGCGCGGTGCTGCACCCCGACACGCGCGACGACCTCGCGACGCTGCCCGTCGTGTGGCTGCAGGTGTCGCGCGAGGCCGTGGCACCGCGGCTCGCCGGCGGCAATCGGCCGCTCATCGCGGCGGGCGGCATCGACGCCTGGGCGGCGATCCTCGAGGCGCGTCGACCCCTCTACGAACAGGTGGCCGATCTCGCCGTCGACACGTCGCGCCGGTCGGTCGCGCGGATCGTCGACGACATCACCGCACGTTTCGCAACCGACGACTTCGGAGGAGCACGATGA
- the aroB gene encoding 3-dehydroquinate synthase yields the protein MTAGDDRTTIRVGGDEGYDVIVGRGVIAGIGDALGPTVKKVLVVHPATLGARAAELREALSDRFEVLLAEVPDAEAGKRIEVAAFCWQVLGQADFTRSDAIVGFGGGAITDLAGFVAATWLRGVRVVQVPTTVLGMVDAAVGGKTGINTNEGKNLVGVFHAPAEVICDLDLLETLPKNEILAGFAEIVKAGFIRYPEILDTIEADPDRATDPSTPEFRRVVELSIQMKADVVSEDFTEQGLREILNYGHTLGHAVEHAERYQWRHGAAVAVGLAFAAELGRLSGRLSDDVADRHKRVLDLLSLPTSYPAGRWNTLLATMQRDKKSRAGQLRFIVLDDLAKPTVMLAPDQSLLFAAYQEIAS from the coding sequence ATGACCGCAGGCGACGACCGCACGACGATCCGAGTCGGCGGCGACGAGGGGTACGACGTGATCGTCGGACGGGGAGTGATCGCCGGCATCGGCGACGCCCTCGGCCCGACGGTCAAGAAGGTGCTCGTGGTGCATCCGGCGACCCTCGGCGCTCGCGCGGCGGAGCTGCGCGAGGCGCTCTCCGACCGCTTCGAGGTGCTGCTCGCCGAGGTCCCCGACGCCGAGGCCGGCAAGCGCATCGAGGTCGCGGCGTTCTGCTGGCAGGTGCTCGGCCAGGCCGACTTCACCCGCAGCGACGCGATCGTCGGGTTCGGCGGGGGAGCGATCACCGACCTCGCGGGCTTCGTCGCGGCGACCTGGCTGCGCGGCGTGCGCGTGGTGCAGGTGCCGACGACCGTGCTCGGCATGGTCGACGCAGCGGTCGGCGGCAAGACGGGCATCAACACGAACGAGGGCAAGAACCTCGTCGGGGTGTTCCACGCGCCGGCCGAGGTCATCTGCGATCTCGACCTGCTCGAGACCCTGCCGAAGAACGAGATCCTCGCGGGCTTCGCCGAGATCGTGAAGGCGGGCTTCATCCGCTACCCCGAGATCCTCGACACGATCGAGGCCGACCCCGATCGGGCCACCGATCCGTCGACGCCCGAGTTCCGCCGCGTCGTCGAACTGTCGATCCAGATGAAGGCCGACGTCGTCTCCGAGGACTTCACGGAGCAGGGCCTCCGCGAGATCCTCAACTACGGCCACACGCTCGGCCACGCCGTCGAGCACGCCGAGCGCTACCAGTGGCGCCACGGTGCGGCCGTCGCGGTCGGCCTCGCCTTCGCCGCAGAGCTCGGCCGGTTGAGCGGTCGGTTGTCCGACGACGTCGCCGACCGGCACAAGCGCGTGCTCGACCTGCTGAGCCTGCCCACGAGCTACCCGGCCGGGCGCTGGAACACGCTGCTCGCCACGATGCAGCGCGACAAGAAGTCGCGGGCGGGCCAGCTGCGGTTCATCGTGCTCGACGACCTCGCGAAGCCCACGGTCATGCTCGCCCCAGACCAGTCGCTGCTCTTCGCGGCGTACCAGGAGATCGCGAGCTGA
- a CDS encoding MFS transporter: MSGTTKKTATGVTLVTLILVAAVANLPLAVANVALPDIGKAFDASQTELNLVAVGYSLGLAASVLWLGAVGDRYGRKSMLLIGVLLSLPACLVAAFAPTIEVLIVARIVGGLAAGMAYPTTLALITAFWSGPQRTKSIALWSAIGGAISALGPLIAGFLLESFDWGSVFLVTLPLIVVAVPMILKTVPAHVNESTERVDNLGGLLSALMVGGIILAINFAAVPDSGTLVLGLSIIGAAALIGFVIRQKLAKNPLYDLKIAARPIFWVAACAGIIVFGSLMGAMFIGQQYLQNVLGYSTLESGFAILPAAIFMVLLAPRSAKLVESRGARFTMLLGYAGVLLGFLTMLLLWREGAQYWVVGLGYAFVGAGVGLAGTPASRSLTGAVPVRRAGMASGTADLQRDLGGAIMQSILGALLTAGYAASATALMKDAPNADQITSSVQSQLTQSFSSAADIAQQYPKYSDAIIQGARQSFEQGQDWAYLAGIIAVVLGALLVIWKFPNAKRERELLEQYHAEDQGEPAPTV; this comes from the coding sequence ATGAGCGGCACGACGAAGAAGACGGCCACGGGGGTGACGCTCGTCACGCTCATCCTCGTGGCAGCGGTCGCCAACCTGCCGCTCGCGGTGGCGAACGTCGCCCTGCCCGATATCGGCAAGGCGTTCGACGCCTCGCAGACCGAGCTCAACCTCGTGGCCGTCGGGTACTCGTTGGGACTCGCCGCGTCGGTGCTCTGGCTCGGCGCGGTCGGCGATCGCTACGGCCGCAAGTCGATGCTGCTCATCGGCGTACTGCTCTCACTGCCGGCGTGCCTCGTCGCGGCGTTCGCCCCGACCATCGAGGTGCTCATCGTCGCGCGGATCGTCGGCGGGCTCGCGGCCGGCATGGCCTACCCGACCACCCTCGCGCTCATCACGGCCTTCTGGTCGGGCCCGCAGCGCACGAAGTCGATCGCGCTGTGGTCGGCGATCGGCGGCGCGATCTCGGCGTTGGGCCCGCTCATCGCGGGCTTCCTGCTCGAATCGTTCGACTGGGGCTCGGTGTTCCTCGTGACGCTGCCGCTCATCGTCGTCGCGGTGCCGATGATCCTGAAGACGGTCCCCGCGCACGTGAACGAGTCGACCGAGCGGGTCGACAACCTCGGCGGCCTGCTCTCGGCGCTGATGGTCGGCGGCATCATCCTCGCGATCAACTTCGCCGCGGTGCCCGACTCGGGCACGCTCGTGCTCGGCCTGTCGATCATCGGCGCTGCGGCGCTCATCGGCTTCGTCATCCGCCAGAAGCTCGCGAAGAACCCGTTGTACGACCTGAAGATCGCCGCCAGGCCGATCTTCTGGGTGGCGGCGTGCGCGGGCATCATCGTGTTCGGCTCGCTGATGGGCGCCATGTTCATCGGCCAGCAGTACCTGCAGAACGTGCTCGGCTACTCGACGCTCGAATCGGGCTTCGCGATCCTGCCGGCGGCGATCTTCATGGTGCTGCTGGCGCCGCGCTCGGCGAAGCTCGTCGAGTCGCGCGGCGCCCGGTTCACGATGCTGCTCGGGTACGCGGGGGTGCTCCTCGGCTTCCTCACCATGCTGCTGCTCTGGCGCGAGGGTGCGCAGTACTGGGTCGTCGGTCTCGGCTACGCCTTCGTCGGGGCAGGCGTCGGACTCGCCGGCACCCCGGCGTCGCGATCGCTCACGGGCGCGGTGCCGGTGCGCCGCGCGGGCATGGCGTCGGGTACCGCCGACCTGCAGCGCGACCTCGGCGGCGCGATCATGCAGTCGATCCTCGGCGCGCTCCTGACCGCGGGCTACGCGGCGTCGGCCACGGCGCTCATGAAGGACGCCCCGAACGCCGACCAGATCACGTCCTCGGTGCAGAGCCAGCTCACGCAGTCGTTCTCGAGCGCGGCCGACATCGCGCAGCAGTACCCGAAGTACTCGGACGCGATCATCCAGGGCGCCAGGCAGTCGTTCGAGCAGGGCCAGGACTGGGCGTACCTCGCGGGCATCATCGCCGTCGTGCTCGGCGCGCTGCTCGTGATCTGGAAGTTCCCGAACGCGAAGCGCGAGCGCGAACTGCTCGAGCAGTACCACGCCGAAGACCAGGGCGAGCCCGCACCGACGGTCTGA
- a CDS encoding type II 3-dehydroquinate dehydratase: protein MTERRLLLVNGPNLNLLGTREPEIYGTETLADVERLVVDAAAGLGFEVRAVQSNHEGVLLDAIHDARLDCAGIVINPGGLTHTSVVLRDALAGVALPVAEVHISDVMQRESFRHHSYVADVAVVHVVGEGVAGYASAVRRLIAVIEGQADG, encoded by the coding sequence ATGACCGAGCGCCGCCTGCTGCTCGTGAACGGGCCGAACCTCAACCTGCTGGGCACGCGCGAGCCCGAGATCTACGGCACCGAGACCCTCGCCGACGTCGAGCGGCTGGTCGTGGATGCCGCTGCCGGGCTCGGCTTCGAGGTGCGAGCCGTGCAGTCGAACCACGAGGGGGTCCTCCTCGACGCGATCCACGACGCGCGTCTCGACTGCGCCGGCATCGTGATCAACCCGGGCGGCCTCACGCACACGTCGGTCGTCCTCCGCGATGCGCTTGCGGGCGTTGCGCTCCCGGTCGCCGAGGTGCACATCTCGGACGTGATGCAGCGCGAGTCGTTCCGGCACCACTCGTACGTGGCCGACGTCGCGGTCGTGCACGTCGTCGGCGAGGGCGTCGCGGGCTACGCCTCCGCGGTGCGCCGGCTGATCGCGGTCATCGAGGGCCAGGCCGACGGCTGA
- a CDS encoding luciferase domain-containing protein, whose translation MIETPRPGPRPLVSDEGPQRQLDQQAPPEIWGRLVAAVFALDGVVEGHSQVSPKSSRAVFFTDREAARAPETSLFPDGRLEPVHLHGVADTSVHLVLPPERGARLTELGWAEPHQYEDFGTEFMVYGPRDAGELDVVLAIVVESLAYARGD comes from the coding sequence GTGATCGAAACACCGCGCCCCGGCCCGCGGCCGCTCGTCTCCGACGAGGGTCCCCAGCGCCAGCTCGACCAGCAGGCTCCGCCCGAGATCTGGGGCCGGCTCGTCGCCGCCGTGTTCGCGCTCGACGGCGTCGTCGAAGGCCACAGCCAGGTCTCGCCGAAGTCGTCCCGGGCCGTGTTCTTCACCGATCGCGAGGCTGCCCGCGCTCCCGAGACCTCGCTCTTCCCCGACGGCCGGCTCGAGCCCGTGCACCTGCACGGCGTCGCCGACACCTCCGTGCACCTCGTACTGCCGCCCGAGCGCGGTGCCCGGCTCACCGAGCTCGGCTGGGCCGAACCGCACCAGTACGAGGACTTCGGCACCGAGTTCATGGTCTACGGCCCGCGCGATGCGGGCGAGCTCGACGTGGTGCTCGCCATCGTGGTCGAGAGCCTCGCGTACGCACGGGGCGACTGA